The Castanea sativa cultivar Marrone di Chiusa Pesio chromosome 4, ASM4071231v1 sequence gtggaagagttGTCACATGTTCtttggacgtatcggactacccCTTATAGGTCCACTAAGGAAACCCCATTTTCATTGACTTATGGGGTCGAGGCTGTAATTCCTTAGGAGGATGGATTCCCGACGCTGAGGACAAGCTTGTATACTCAGGACAGCAATGATGAGTTATTAGAGAagaacttggatttgattgaggAGCAAAGAGAAAATGCCTTGGTTCAGTTGGCGtattatcaacaaaagcttAAGTAGGGGTATGACTTAAATGTGAAGTTAAGACCATTAGCTCCTAAAGACTTGGTATTGCGGAAGTTTTTAGGTATTGCGAAGACCCCAGCAAGGGGAAAGTTagggcccaattgggaaggaccatatcgtaTCACGGTGGCTGGTATAGGTGCGTATTTCTTAGAAGATCTAGATAAAAATGTTGTACCaagcccctggaatgtaaataacctacgaaggtattactattaatgaaaggcatttCTGccatatttttacttattacATTATTTGTTGCGTTGATTATCTGCTTTGagtattaaacagaatcttggtcatgccacataccttgggtaatttaatacttcttattatttgtctaagtattaaacagaacattgatTATGCCTGATTcatcggaccacataccttgggtaaattaatacttcttattatttgtctaagtattaaacaaaacattagttatgcctggttccttagatcacataccttgggtaaattaatacttcttgtTAGTTGTCTAggtattaaacaaaaccttggacATGCCTGACttctcgaaccacataccttgagtaaattaatacCTCTTGTTATCTtgctaagtattaaacagaataTTGGTTATGCCCGGTTCTTCATATCAcctaccttgggtaaattagcaCTACCAGACATTTAACTAAATGCTAAACGGAACCTCGGCCATGTCAGGTTCCTTGAATCATATGCCTTGGCAAAATTAGTAACCAGTCTAGCTATGATGTATGACCAAGATCCTCATTGTGGTAATTTAAGAGAAGATAAACACTTGTGCATCGCTTAAAGCATTTGCAAATATGTCCTAAATCAGTTCATAAGCTAATTATCATCTGCTATTGCAAAGGGGAAGATTATGTGAAACCATGAATGGATGGATACTCCACCATTCTCTGGGATCAGTAAAAAGTCCAGTGATATGCAGGGTCCCTTAAGTTAATTATGCTTAAGGTATGTTTTTGAAGTTAATGATATATTTTGTTGAGAATTATAAACTTGGAAGGTTCTACCAGATCTGTTGTTGATTGTATGGGATGTGGCAACTGCATTATCACTCATACAGATAACTAAATTAAGTTATATTTCGTTTGTATATTGACTAAGTGTGAAAGGTATGCTTTCTAAGTTAAAGTCACTTCTTGTTGAAAAATGTAAACTTGGAAAACTTCACTTATTCTGTGATTAATTATGCGAAGTAGGGCAATGATGTTGTCACTTACGCAAATGATTATCAAAGCTAAATATATAGGCACGTGTTAATTCAGATATTATTATCCCTCATCCTTATACCAGTTAAGTGTAAAGCAAAGCATAGGATATGTCAGAACTTGTACaaaacatgtataataaaaactTTATAACTGCCATTAGATTAAAccttgaaaaaggaaaaatgattaCAAGAGGTGAAGATTTGAGctacagttaaaaaaaaaaaaaaaaaaagaaaaagaaaaagaagaagaaaaagaagaaaaacaacaaaacccacCAGATTCTAGCCTAGGCCTTAGTTAATCTTCAAGGGAGGGTTCTCCTTCCCTGTGGCCTTGGTGGATTTGGCAGTTTCAGTAGCAGTGGAAGCCGAGCCTTTGCCTTTGGGGTCCTCATTGGCAGACAAGGGAAGGGTAGCAAGAACAATCTCTAATTTCTTAGAAGATTCTCTGCCTTTAGAAGGGTCCTTGGGCACAACTAGAGGCTTAGTGGTTTCAAGAACCACTCCCTTGGatgtatctttttctctttctgtGGCCTTGACTTGTTCTGCTTCCTTGGGAGGACTAGAAGAGGAAGGAAGGATCTTGGTCGGGCTACCCTTGTCTTCATCTGCCTTATTGGGGATAGTGGCAGTCTGGGTGCCTGAAGAGCTTAGAAGGATAGGCACTTGAAATGCTGGGGGATAGTAGACATTCTTTGCTCTCTTGAAGGTAGAGGAGGACTTAACCCCAGCTTGGTTGAGGGTctcgttccacacttggaggcaatATGCCCTACACACCGTCGATACCTCAGACCTTAGCGCCTCTTCGGTCTCTACTACCCCCACATCGTAGCCATCCTGCTCGGCTTGGTCCTTGGCTTTCTCGGCCTCTTTAAGCTTTTTCTTCAGATTTGCCATTTGCCATTTGGTCGTAGACAGTTGGACCTCGGCCTAGCAAAGCTACTTACGCTGGCTCTCCACCTACCTCTCAGCTCCTTCGAGGCCAGCCTTGGCGCTTTTCTTATCTCTATCAGAGTCATTTAGCTTGGTGGTCAGATCCTGAATTCTCTTTTCCGCCATGTTGAAAGCGACCGCAACCGCAATGCGCCTCGATTCCTTTTCCTTCATCTGCCTATGAGAGAAGTTAACTATCTCCTCGGCTCTGTGTGTGGCTTGAATAGCCTGCCAAGGAAAGAagtataatagtttttttttttaaaactgagTAAAGGACTTACCAATGCAAGATCCCTCTTCAAGTTGAGGAACAATTCATGCTTTCTTATTGACCTAAGATCAGTCATGTCAGTGGGAAACAGAAGAGCCTACTCCACAGCGTTGGCAACGTATCCAGCCCTGCCCTACTAGAAATCTCTAATGGAGGCATTAATGGGGAGACGAGCTCCATCCAACACTATCCAACACTATAAAGAGTGACTAGGCTGGGACATCAATCTAGTGGTCACCCTTCCTTGTTGTAATAGCTCCCTCACAAGAGGATTTGGTTTGCGTGACCTGGGCATGTTTGCCCCTCCTATGAGCCTCGGCTTCCTTGGATGAAGATTTCTTTCTCTCATCCATCACCTCCTTTCCCTTTTGGTCTCGCTTCTACTTTTTGTCAGCAAGGTCAGGTTGGGAGGTCTGGGTAGAGGGAAAGGTAGGGGGTTTGGGCTGAACTTCCTTCTTGAGCACGTTGCCTTCGGCATGGGATTCCATTAGCTCGTGGAGACTCGTCCTCGTCTTATGCTGTATCACCACGGCATCTGGAATAGAAGGAGCTTCCTGGGTGTGGCTCACTTGGGCGGGAAGTCCTGGGCAGGGGCTTTTGGGAACTGGAGATGGCTGAAGAAttcaaaattgtctttggatTCAAAAATTTCAACTATTTCTTCCTCATTATTGATGGCTGGTTGAGAGGGTATGGCTACTTCCTCGGCTGTGCGTTGGAATGGCAATTCTATCTGTTGCACACCTTTTGGGATGGGGTCAGAGATAAGGAAGCCAGTAATTGTGACATTGATTTGATGCAAACGTGGATCCCTCGCCTTGATTATGCATTTAGGTGCTTGGAAGCTAGACGAGATCGGGGTGTAGCCTAGGTTTAGGTGGGCCGCCCTTAACTGTCCGTCACTATGGACAAAGACCTCGGACTTAAGTACTATGTTCAAATCTGGTTGGTTGACGAGGTTTAAGTTCGGGATAGCTGAATGCTTGTCCACAAAACcatcaaaaacagaaaaacctTGTTAGAAAAGCGGCACAAATAAGAAGGAAAccaaattacaagaaaaaaaatggggggAGCATGGAGGATGCTGGTGAGAAAGAGGGGTACTATCATTAGAACAAAGAACCTAGACTTAAGAGCCCCACTTGGTGTCCCTTCTCTTATTGGGTAGTGGAGGCCATCGTGCCACTCCCCAGAGACAATCAAGTAATCTTtgttcatgcctttattggattcAGGGAGGCATGATATGAGCCTAACCTCAAGGTACCTAGTTTTTTGGGTAGCACCCCTGTCCTGTCAAGTGGTGACGGTTGTAAATCCAATTTACGTCGTGGTGGGTGACGTTCACGCTCATCTCTTCATTGAgggcatctacactacctaagaTTTCAAACATATTGAGGGCACACTAGGTGGGGGAAAGCCTATGATCTACAAGATAATCTCTAGTAACTCTACCCATAGGGATTCTTATCCctccttctatgaaggcaatcatagggattacTACTCCCTCTTGCCTCGCGGTGTGCCACCCTCCCTGTTTGCAATACCTAATGGATGTTCGAGGAGCTTTTCTTCATTCTCGTAAGTAGTTCCTAGCcatttcttccttctttctatACCCTCGGGGGAGTCTACTAAGTGGACGAATCTACCAATTTGAGAGGAGTAAGGAAGGGATTAGGTAGACGAGGAAAGAGTGGActctaaataaaaagaaagatgggAGAGACCGAAgtgaagaaagaaggaagaaatgGCTAAGAACTACTTACGAGAATGAAGAAAAGCTCCTCGGACTAGCTTTTGAATTTTGAGAGTGCAAAAAGTGAGGTAGATGAAGCTTTTGAGTGATATATGTATGAAAGAGAAAAGCAAGCGGGAAAACTCTCGTTCGCGTTGCCATAAAATCCCCAGCCGTTGGATCTTCATCGCATCGTAGAATGTGGGGAACATGGAGTCGcaaaaattaaatgaaggcgcgtcCCGGATGCCAAATCGTCAAGAGCATGCGTTGGGCAGTTGAAAAGGCACCTGTACAGACGGAAGTGACATAAGGTAAGAATAGAATAATTCTGGTAACTATCAAAATCCCCCAATAGTGTGCGTTGGGCCATGGGTCTTGTCCCAAGACGCCTAGTAGTCCAAAGATGGATAAAACATCATCACCGAAGTCCACGTTAGTGAATGAAGAAAGGGGTTTGGTAATGAGGGTTCAGGAAAGAGGTCTGAGGACAAATGACACCTCGGCTAATCAAAGCAGAGGTCAGAAGGTGTGGTCTACCATCAAGGGCAACACTCTGGGGGCttctattgataaggataaacatcaggAGAGCATTAGACAAAGGGAAgttaagaaatatataagataaaGCTGCTTTCACCACATTTAATACTCTGCAGCTAaccctctggccgcattaatgtggaggtgatacctgaacagtggcAAACAACCTTATAGCTACtcccaaagacttcaggaatATGCTGATGGGACATGGATAAAAGCCAACAATTTGACCTACACATAGAGGGTGGggatgaagaagaaaggggTATATAATAGAGAAGGAAGCCccttacagaaaaaaaaaatctatctaagaattgagagaaaaactTTGTAGTAACAAGAATAggacttgtaaccaaattcaaaagaaatatatacaagaactGATCTCCTCGGATTGTGCTGAGGATAATTTTCTTTGGGTAGAACCagtttattcttgttttcttgtcaTCTGGAGCCACTATAATTGTTATCTAACTCATTAAAACCTAGTTTTTTTAGCtcactttctacaaattcattgtattgggctctttgggcctagatCTTTCACCTTTTGGGATTAGGAACCAAATTGCGTCCTTATAATTATCATTCCTTTTAATCGATTTTGTTGAGTATTTGATACCTTAAATCTTGGGCCAAGCCGTTAAGGTGAAGTTCTGAGAGCATAGTGACCTTGATCTTGGGCCAAACCTAAGAAATCTATTTTCTTAGGTTTTGATTCGAGTGTGAAAGGATATAGACTTTGGTGTCCTTAGTCAAAGAAGATAATTCATAGGCATGATGTtatgaatatgaatatattGTCAAGTCTACCAAGTAGGTGGAGGTTAGCTCATTTGAGAGTGGTTTGTAGCAAATAGAGTTTGaaactaatattttttcttcGAACTATGTTGACACATACAATAATTTTAGGGTTGTTCAAGGAAATAGTTTAGATGAGAGTGGATCTACAACTTTAACACCTTCCCAATTCATATAGTCCAATGCAGTGAAAAGGCACAAACGAAAATTTCATGTGCATCTCTTTTCTAACCTAGCTAACTTTAATAAATTCTTATATGCAAGTGGTGCGGAAAAATTTTGACCACCCTCACAAAACCCAAACTCCAATACTCTTGAATAACTCTCTTAAAAAAGGCTTTTGTTAAAGGGGAGACAAACCAAAGTTTAACCATAAGTTACTATGTAGAATACCCACACATGAATGAAGAGATTCGTTGAGATATTTATGTGTGAGTAGTGTGTAAGTAGTAAAGTCacacattaaataataataacaagagTAAAttgttaatataacataattgaatCCAAATCCATTAGCTTAAGTTTTTAGGTCAAGTGGTGTCCCCCATATGTCATATTTCAATAGAAAAATTCTCAAGGTCTTATTACCCCAACATAAATATCTATTAAAATCTATTCCATATGCTTATTTTAGACTATAACATGAGccttggtggtggtggtgatgatgatgctgatgatgatgatgatgatgataataataataataatgaataatgcattttaaattttattagtaCGAATGAAAGGATTTAAACCAACGACATTCAGTACATAATAGTTTTAAATCACTTGAAGGTGTTTCTTTATGATAAAAAGTTTTTTGCAATTCACTATTTAACTAACCAGATTACTCACacatgaatattttaaaatctcCCACTCCTCGAAcaaaaaccttttttctttAGCATTCAAGTGTCATGTTACCATCACCAATAGCGGGCCTCTTACTCAACCATGGCTGAGGCAAACAGGAGAGGCTTTGTTGCACAATTATGAAAATCTACAAAATTTACCTAGTAAAACTTTTACTCAAACATAGGTGGAGTGAATGTGGGAGTCTTTTGCTTTCTACTTGGTGGAATCCACTAACAACTATCTGCCCTTGAACCATGGGCTCCAATACCATTTGTTGGGGGGAGAGAACACCTTCTTTGACGTCAAAAAAAAGACCTTTCATTCTAAGGAATAGGAATTTGAGACAATTTCTGCAAGGTGTACTAAACTCTCTCCTTGTGCATACAACATCACCAGAAACGCTCATAAATAAACACCCTTTAATAAGTATTGGGACCCAATTCTAGCACGTAATTTTTCCCATTGATGTAATTCTATTAATTTTCTCTCATGAGATTTATTACTCCTTCGTAAAATCATGTATAGTGACTAATAAAGATAAAGGAAAATaccattgttattaataccgtttcggaccccgtttcggtttgtccagcggaatggaatatttcggtaccggctgatttcggcgtaccgttttaaggtgtttcgggttcctaaaaattaaattatatatattcttgtaaaacataaaattgtcaattctaataaataaataactaaatttcaaataatacaaatcatttagtcttaactcttaagtcttaaacatcaatacaatatctatttaacatcacacaataagaagatttagaagacaataactaaatatcaaataatacaaaacatttagtcttaactcttatgtcttaaacctcaatacaacatcaaataataagaagatttataacaagtcattactcattacataagcccataataattaataattaataactaataagccaacaaaatttataacataatattagccatcaaataaatttttttttttttttccataggccaaatcatgtaccggctggaattcacatctcggccggaattggccggaatggccggaatggaccggaatggccCGAAATCTGGCCCGAGATGGAACGATGGGTATCTTGGTACCAGTTTGCATaccggaacgaaaaattccgaccgttccggccggaacggaacggaatcaataacaatggaAAATACACCCCCTTGAAAAATCTTTCACCGACAGCGCAATATTCTGGAAGATGGAAGCAAAAACTGAATGTGTGAAATCCTAgtatacaattttaaaaaaaaaaatacacctgtttttaaataacattacatgtatttccacacattttttcacccatacATATTTTCACgtatgttttcaaacaacaaaacacatatttttaagtATACGCGACAAACACCCCTAATTATCCTTCATCAGCATCTTAAAAAATCTTCTAGATAAGCCTGATTTGTTAACCTCATTCATTAATATGCATTAACAAACTGGGGCCCGTTCTAAATTTGATTGATTCACATGGGGCACGAAGGACGTAATGGTTCAACTTGAAAATGATGACTACATAATCAATAAGACAATAACCGCAATAATATATATTCTAATGTTTTGGATCCTATTATTCCCAATATTCTCAGATCAAACCCTAAGAGCATTTTCATTGGTAATTGCAAATGAGAAATGTAAGAGAAAAGTTCAATTGAGTCataaaaaagtattgacaacCGAACTTCTAAAATgtcaaaattgcaaaaaaaaatttcaattattctACAGTGTCATCTTAAATGTAAAATGACCATGACCATGTAgcacaattttataaattataatatattttaattgataaagaaaagagagaagaagagttgtattggaatatattatattagtttagtaggtaatatatattattttaataagtagaataaaaaaataaaaattaggagGTTAAATGTGTTGTATAATAGTATAATAGATttaataaagtaactttttgagatagaaaaataaaaattaggagGTTAAATGTGTTGTATAATAGTATAATAGATttaataaagtaactttttgagatAGAATAAGTTACGATACAATTTTCCAATTCTAATGCTCTAATAGTTTTCAATATTATTTAGATATACCAGAAAAGAGGAGCACAAAGTACAGTTATCAGCTTAGCTCTAAGAAGATAAGAAGTTTATCGCTATTTTCCAGTACATAGCGTATAATATAGAAGATGTACCTATTAATTTACAGTTTTTCTTCCTCCAGTGAGGGATTGTTATCTTTCTGCTTGGGCTAGAAAGAAGTTATATAAAAGCTTAAAGAcctaaaacacaaaaacaaagggGAAACCCCTAAAAACCTAGGCAGctggacttcattttagaaaaacACTGCATTGTCCTCTAGTGACATGTTAATAAGGTCATCTTGCCCCTGATTTGTGCCATCATCAAACAGCCACTTCTCTATCAATTGGAGAGGAACTTGAGTCTCCATATTTGACTTGCTTTCATCTTGGAAGAGGCTGGTTTCTGGTGTCAAATTCGCTGTCTCATCCACCGACACAGATTCAGAGGTGGAAGAATTGAAGCTCAACAGTGAGTCAAAAGCTCGATCTGGTGTTGTGGCACTCTGTGCCCCTTCACTAGAACTGGAACCAGTTGCCCCAAGGTTGTTGTTTGAGGAATTCTGAGTGGTTCCCGAGTTTGTCTGAGCTGATTTTGGTGTTGAACTTTTCTTCCAGTTCTCGAGCAATCGAGCTATGTTGTCAGCACTTGATGCATATGTGGATGATGCTTGATATGGTTTGGTAAAAGGGAGATAGCTATTATTAGAGGGCTTTGAATCAGGCAATTGGGTTGGTTTGTCAAGGGACAAAGCCTCACATAGAGCTTGCTTAGCCATATGGATATCTGTTTGGAGCCTTCTCTCCCACTGACCCTTTGGCTGTGAGGATGAGAACCCATCATGGTTTTGGCCATCAGGACCAGAACTAAGCTTGCtgagtttcttttttaaatgggtgttccaataattttttatatcattgtCTGTTCGCTGTGGAAGATAGGATGCTATGGCCGCCCATCtgcaataatttataaataaaaaaaattcacatcaacATATGGAAATAAAATATCTCACTTTCACTCccacaaaaataatcaaacaacTTCAAAAAGCACATCTAAAATAATGAAGGAATCTTCCTGTTGGGATTTGGAAAGCTAACAAATGAAAATCATAACCGAAAAATTTGGAAACCATGAATTTCCACTTCACCTCGgctagagagagagactttttACCTATTACCCAAAAGCGCTTGGAGGTGGATTATCATCTTCTCCTCATGATCAGTGAAGTTACCACGCTTAATACCAGGCCTGAGATAATTAGTCCATCTAAGTCTGCAGCTCTTACTGCATCTGAGCAAACCTGAAAATCCCCCATGTGGTAAAGAATACAAACCAGTAAGTAAAACCAATTCTACCAtagaaagaaactaaaaactcttcaatatattaCTAccaagaaaaaagcaaaaaaaagaggACAGTAAGGATGGTACACGGGTATTAATTGCATGACTTCAATGATCAAACCAAcccaaaagcaaacaaaaagcaTAGAAAACCGGGTAAAATTTACTATCCCAGAAGAAGAAActttaaatagagaaaaaaaaaagtaattaattttacCTGTATTGGTGGGAATTGATCTCCAATTCCCTGGACCATGTTCTTGAATGTAAGAGACCAATATGATGTCTTCCTCTGGAGTCCACGGACCTTTCTTCACTCCAACTTTGTCACAGCAAGGTGGCCTTcccatctttctctctctccctcactcaaaatttttcaaagatttCTCAACAAATAGTCTTCCTTGTGATCTCTATTAGGTCTCCTCTCTTTCTAATAAGAGATGTATAGACAGGAGTCCAAGGTAGAGTGCCTTTCTAAAGTGCATACCTAATACtgaatatatatagagagagctagagagagagagagagagagagagagagagaggaggcaAAAAAAACTGTTTATTACACGCTGACCAACAAAGAGCGGTAAAAGGGTTTGGAACAAAGGAGTCAAAATGGACAGCAAAGAGCATTTACTCATTGCTTGCAAAAAGTCAGCTATGAAcaaactcactctctctctctctgtctaaACCGTGTGGCATTGAATATCGATGCAGTGTTGgcaccgaaaaaaaaaaacagaacccAAATTTACTGTTCTCTTCTTAATCGGACATGTATTAATATGAAGTGGGGAAGCGACTAGCTTTTCTAGCAAAATCTTTGGCATTTTTAACACAAATGAAGTTGTTTTCAT is a genomic window containing:
- the LOC142630673 gene encoding myb-related protein 306-like, encoding MGRPPCCDKVGVKKGPWTPEEDIILVSYIQEHGPGNWRSIPTNTGLLRCSKSCRLRWTNYLRPGIKRGNFTDHEEKMIIHLQALLGNRWAAIASYLPQRTDNDIKNYWNTHLKKKLSKLSSGPDGQNHDGFSSSQPKGQWERRLQTDIHMAKQALCEALSLDKPTQLPDSKPSNNSYLPFTKPYQASSTYASSADNIARLLENWKKSSTPKSAQTNSGTTQNSSNNNLGATGSSSSEGAQSATTPDRAFDSLLSFNSSTSESVSVDETANLTPETSLFQDESKSNMETQVPLQLIEKWLFDDGTNQGQDDLINMSLEDNAVFF